The proteins below come from a single Athene noctua chromosome 6, bAthNoc1.hap1.1, whole genome shotgun sequence genomic window:
- the CHST1 gene encoding carbohydrate sulfotransferase 1, which translates to MQCSWKAVLLLALASIAIQYTAIRTFTAKSFHSCPIPNPVNCSLSQDTDAADRLCDESPTFSYNLSRKTHVLILATTRSGSSFVGQLFNQHFDVFYLFEPLYHVQYTLIPKLTQSKSTTDRRVMLGASRDLLRSLYDCDLYFLENYIKPQPVNHTTDRLFRRGASKALCSPPVCESLGAVDLHLEEGDCVKKCGTLNLTLATESCREHGHVAIKTVRVPEVSDLRALVEDPRLNLKVIQLVRDPRGILASRSETFRDTYRLWRIWDGTGRKPYNLDVTQLTTVCEDFWNSVSTGLNRPPWLKGKYMLVRYEDLARNPMKKTEEIYDFLGIPMDSNVERWIQNNTRGDRSSSKHKYGTVRNSAATAEKWRFRLSYEIVAFTQHACQQVLAQLGYKTAGSEEELKNLSISLVEERDFLPFS; encoded by the coding sequence ATGCAATGTTCCTGGAAGGCTGTCCTCCTACTAGCCTTGGCATCCATTGCGATCCAGTACACAGCAATCCGGACCTTCACTGCCAAGTCCTTCCACAGCTGCCCCATCCCCAACCCTGTGAACTGCAGCCTGAGCCAGGACACCGATGCGGCCGACAGGCTGTGCGACGAGAGCCCCACTTTCTCGTATAACCTCTCCAGGAAGACGCATGTCCTCATCCTCGCCACCACCCGCAGCGGCTCCTCGTTTGTCGGGCAGCTGTTTAACCAGCACTTCGATGTCTTCTATTTATTTGAGCCCCTCTACCACGTCCAGTACACCCTGATCCCAAAGCTGACCCAGAGCAAGAGTACGACAGACAGGCGGGTCATGCTGGGGGCCAGCCGAGACCTGCTGAGGAGCCTGTATGACTGTGACCTCTACTTCTTGGAGAACTACATCAAACCCCAGCCTGTCAACCACACCACCGACCGCCTCTTCCGCAGGGGAGCCAGCAAGGCCCTGTGCTCACCGCCTGTCTGCGAGTCCCTGGGAGCCGTCGATCTCCACCTGGAGGAGGGAGACTGTGTGAAGAAGTGTGGGACCTTAAACCTGACGCTGGCCACTGAGTCCTGCCGAGAACACGGGCATGTGGCCATCAAAACCGTGCGAGTGCCCGAGGTCAGCGACCTCCGGGCGCTGGTGGAGGACCCGCGGCTGAACTTGAAGGTCATCCAGCTGGTGAGGGACCCCCGGGGGATCCTGGCATCCCGGAGCGAGACCTTCCGGGATACCTACCGGCTGTGGAGGATCTGGGATGGCACTGGCAGGAAGCCGTACAACCTGGATGTCACCCAGCTCACCACGGTGTGCGAGGACTTCTGGAACTCCGTGTCCACCGGCCTCAACCGGCCGCCGTGGCTCAAGGGCAAGTACATGCTAGTGCGGTACGAAGACCTGGCCAGGAACCCCATGAAAAAGACCGAGGAGATCTACGATTTCCTGGGCATCCCCATGGACAGCAACGTCGAGCGCTGGATACAGAACAACACCCGAGGAGACAGGTCCTCCTCCAAACACAAGTACGGGACGGTGCGCAACTCGGCGGCGACGGCGGAGAAGTGGCGGTTCCGGCTGTCCTACGAGATCGTGGCGTTCACCCAGCACGCCTGCCAGCAGGTGCTGGCGCAGCTCGGCTACAAAACCGCTGGCTCTGAGGAGGAGCTGAAGAACCTCTCCATCAGCCTGGTAGAGGAGAGAGACTTCCTGCCCTTCTCCTAA